One window from the genome of Candidatus Didemnitutus sp. encodes:
- a CDS encoding GH3 auxin-responsive promoter family protein — MTTAPARPIASLSGKLAGVIGRRLAARTAHRLAMQGDGTAAQEAVFARLVRALAPTAFGRDHGLEAGLPYEHFRARVEPRGYEGFAPYIERMKRGEADILHAGRCAHFAVSSGTTAGPSKWLPVNAAMLAHFRDTGLDSLFFYALRTGRGSVFRGRHLFLGGSTGLVPVPGVTPPVYSGDLSGITALNLPWWAERQLYEPGREIARLENWPEKVRAIAERTWNRDITLVAGIPSWLLVLAGALRETAARRGGRRVDSLADLWPNLECLIHGGVPVEPFADELRRAFGDRVRRHEVYPASEGFIAAQDTESSGLRLLADHGIFYEFVPFADYDESDPVRTAARAVPLAGARPGVDYVLLMTTPAGLVRYAIGDLVRFVSLEPPRLVYVGRTRLQLSAFGEHVIEKEITDALTAVCRAHGVSVENFHVAPLFPAAGTRAIGRHEWWIEFRGAALSAPERENFAAALDRELIARNDDYAGKRQGGGLDTPRVCAVPAGGFERWLKHAGKWGGQHKTPRCRSDRQVADALALAGNSPEK, encoded by the coding sequence ATGACCACCGCGCCCGCCCGCCCCATCGCCTCCCTTTCCGGCAAGCTCGCCGGCGTCATCGGCCGCCGCCTCGCCGCCCGCACCGCGCACCGGCTCGCGATGCAGGGCGACGGCACCGCCGCGCAGGAAGCCGTGTTCGCCCGGCTCGTGCGCGCACTCGCGCCGACGGCGTTCGGCCGCGACCACGGCCTCGAAGCCGGCCTGCCCTACGAACATTTCCGCGCCCGCGTCGAGCCGCGCGGCTACGAAGGATTTGCGCCCTACATCGAGCGGATGAAACGCGGCGAAGCCGACATCCTGCACGCAGGCCGTTGCGCGCACTTCGCCGTGTCGTCCGGCACGACCGCCGGCCCGTCGAAATGGCTCCCGGTGAACGCCGCGATGCTCGCCCACTTCCGCGACACCGGACTCGATTCGCTGTTCTTCTACGCACTGCGCACCGGGCGCGGCAGCGTCTTCCGCGGCCGGCATCTTTTCCTCGGCGGCAGCACGGGGCTCGTGCCCGTGCCGGGCGTCACGCCGCCGGTCTACTCGGGCGACCTCAGCGGCATCACCGCGCTGAATCTCCCGTGGTGGGCCGAGCGCCAGCTCTACGAACCGGGCCGCGAGATCGCGCGCCTGGAAAACTGGCCGGAAAAAGTCCGCGCCATCGCCGAGCGCACCTGGAATCGCGACATCACCCTCGTCGCCGGCATCCCGAGCTGGCTGCTCGTGCTCGCCGGCGCGTTGCGCGAGACTGCGGCGCGGCGCGGTGGCCGCCGCGTGGATTCGCTCGCGGATCTCTGGCCCAACCTCGAATGCCTCATCCACGGCGGCGTGCCGGTGGAGCCGTTCGCGGACGAGTTGCGCCGGGCCTTCGGCGACCGCGTGCGCCGGCACGAAGTCTACCCGGCGTCCGAAGGCTTCATCGCCGCGCAGGACACGGAGAGCAGCGGCCTGCGGCTGCTGGCGGATCACGGGATTTTCTACGAATTCGTGCCCTTCGCCGATTACGACGAGAGCGATCCGGTGCGCACCGCGGCGCGCGCGGTCCCGCTGGCCGGCGCGCGGCCGGGCGTGGACTACGTGCTGCTCATGACCACGCCGGCCGGCCTCGTGCGCTACGCGATCGGCGACCTCGTGCGCTTCGTCAGTCTCGAGCCGCCGCGCCTCGTCTACGTCGGCCGGACGCGGCTCCAGCTCAGCGCGTTCGGCGAGCACGTCATCGAGAAGGAAATCACCGACGCACTGACCGCCGTCTGTCGCGCGCACGGCGTTTCAGTGGAAAATTTCCACGTCGCGCCGCTCTTCCCCGCCGCGGGCACGCGCGCCATCGGCCGCCACGAATGGTGGATCGAGTTCCGCGGCGCGGCGCTCAGCGCACCGGAGCGCGAGAATTTCGCCGCCGCGCTCGATCGCGAACTCATCGCGCGCAACGACGACTACGCCGGCAAGCGCCAAGGCGGCGGACTCGATACGCCGCGCGTGTGCGCCGTCCCTGCCGGCGGCTTCGAGCGCTGGCTCAAGCACGCCGGGAAATGGGGCGGCCAGCACAAGACCCCGCGCTGCCGCTCCGACCGCCAGGTCGCCGATGCGCTGGCGCTGGCCGGGAATTCCCCCGAGAAATGA
- the sixA gene encoding phosphohistidine phosphatase SixA produces MHVYLIRHAHAEDGKLDAARPLSAKGRKQIRQIARLLRAAGAIETAEWWHSPLVRARDTAALLAKQLGDDAPHREVSGLKPDDDPTLVARKLGDARKPVAVVGHDPHLSALASLLVVGKAEPARFRLKKAAVLRLERSSGGWTARWLISPELL; encoded by the coding sequence ATGCACGTCTACCTGATTCGCCATGCGCACGCCGAGGACGGCAAACTCGACGCCGCGCGCCCGTTGAGCGCCAAGGGGCGGAAGCAGATCCGCCAGATCGCGCGCCTGTTGCGCGCCGCCGGCGCGATCGAGACGGCGGAGTGGTGGCACAGCCCGCTCGTCCGCGCGCGCGACACGGCCGCACTGCTCGCCAAGCAACTCGGCGACGATGCGCCCCACCGGGAGGTCAGCGGACTGAAACCCGACGACGACCCGACGCTCGTGGCGCGCAAGCTCGGCGACGCGCGCAAGCCGGTGGCGGTCGTCGGCCACGATCCGCATCTCAGCGCGCTCGCGTCGTTGCTGGTGGTCGGCAAGGCCGAGCCGGCGCGCTTCCGCTTGAAGAAAGCCGCCGTGCTGCGCCTGGAACGCAGCAGCGGCGGCTGGACGGCGCGCTGGCTGATCTCGCCGGAGCTGCTGTGA
- a CDS encoding caspase family protein has protein sequence MSRTTTSSSRRPPLRRALLIGVAKYSNATIGDLPGADLNYTLLAPELARRGFTTTPLLNEAATRCAITAAIADLIKSAEPGDVCLIAYSGHGNSVADPDTDEPDGANEFIYPYDAGPFAAAIRDDELAAWLKEARPGVSIYCLFDACHSGTMPDGFLPFVRRWWWRTRRFFRRVPFWFRRRVAGGRAMVFSACRDNEEADYSQLDRGRFTDVLVDALAHGALASNQALGQHLVQSFEARGYRDQHPEFRGSPQALSAGIFERY, from the coding sequence ATGAGCCGAACCACAACCTCTTCCTCTCGTCGGCCGCCGTTGCGGCGCGCCTTGTTGATCGGTGTCGCGAAGTATTCCAACGCGACAATCGGCGACCTGCCTGGCGCCGACCTCAATTACACGCTCTTGGCGCCTGAGCTGGCGCGCCGCGGATTCACCACCACGCCTTTGTTGAACGAGGCGGCCACACGCTGTGCCATCACGGCCGCCATCGCCGACCTGATCAAAAGCGCGGAGCCCGGCGACGTCTGTCTCATCGCCTACAGCGGGCACGGCAATTCGGTCGCGGATCCGGATACGGACGAGCCAGACGGCGCCAACGAATTCATCTACCCCTACGACGCCGGACCGTTTGCGGCGGCGATTCGCGACGACGAGCTCGCCGCCTGGCTCAAGGAAGCCCGTCCGGGCGTGTCGATCTACTGCCTCTTCGACGCCTGCCACTCGGGCACGATGCCCGACGGCTTCCTGCCGTTCGTGCGGCGTTGGTGGTGGCGGACGCGGCGGTTTTTCCGGCGCGTCCCGTTTTGGTTCCGCCGGCGGGTCGCGGGCGGGCGCGCGATGGTTTTCAGCGCCTGTCGGGACAACGAGGAGGCTGACTATTCGCAGCTGGATCGCGGCCGGTTCACCGACGTGCTGGTCGATGCGCTCGCCCACGGTGCGCTCGCCAGCAATCAGGCGCTCGGCCAGCACCTCGTGCAGTCCTTCGAGGCGCGCGGCTACCGGGACCAACACCCCGAGTTCCGCGGGTCGCCGCAGGCCCTGAGCGCGGGGATTTTCGAGCGCTACTGA
- a CDS encoding sigma-70 family RNA polymerase sigma factor, with protein sequence MEPESNPPSTLRTRPTLLFRLRDWHDEASWTEFYRLYYQFVFGFARRAGLSHADAEEVAQDVFKRVAETVHEFEADPSRGSFRGWLLNLTRWRITDKFRARKPHERQSGPALFDESDRTATIERVPDGADVQRAWDEEWQRHVFDAALARLARRVPAKHFQIFDLYKRQDWPVLKVARELSVNVAAVYLISHRLTKQLKSEVETLKARLA encoded by the coding sequence ATGGAGCCCGAATCGAATCCGCCGTCCACGCTGCGCACGCGCCCGACCCTGCTGTTCCGCCTGCGCGACTGGCACGACGAGGCGAGTTGGACCGAATTCTACCGCCTCTACTACCAGTTCGTCTTCGGCTTCGCCCGGCGCGCCGGCCTCTCGCACGCCGACGCCGAGGAGGTCGCGCAGGACGTCTTCAAGCGCGTCGCCGAGACCGTGCACGAATTCGAGGCCGATCCCTCGCGCGGCTCGTTCCGCGGCTGGCTGCTCAACCTCACTCGCTGGCGCATCACGGACAAATTCCGCGCCCGCAAGCCGCACGAACGTCAGTCCGGCCCAGCGCTCTTCGACGAGTCCGACCGCACCGCCACCATCGAGCGCGTGCCCGACGGCGCCGACGTGCAGCGCGCGTGGGACGAGGAATGGCAACGCCACGTCTTCGACGCCGCGCTGGCGCGGCTCGCGCGCCGCGTGCCGGCGAAGCACTTCCAGATTTTCGATCTCTACAAGCGGCAGGACTGGCCCGTGCTGAAAGTCGCGCGCGAACTCAGCGTGAACGTCGCAGCCGTCTACCTCATCAGCCACCGCCTCACCAAGCAGCTGAAAAGCGAGGTCGAGACCCTGAAGGCGCGCCTCGCCTGA